The sequence below is a genomic window from Streptomyces sp. NBC_00289.
GTCGGGCCGGTCGTGGCCGACGAGGTCCGCGACGGTCCAGGCGACGCGCAGGACCCGGTCGAGTCCGCGCGCGGTCAGGACGCCCCGCTCCAGACTGCGTTCCGCCTCGTCCATGGCGCCGGCCGTGGCGTGCCAACGACTGCGCAGCTCGCGTCCGGGAACCTCACTGTTGGCCCGCCACGGGCTGTCGGCCAGGCGCGTAGCCGCCCGTTCCCTGGCCGCCCGGACCCGCTCGGCGACCGTGGCGGTGGATTCGCCCCGGGTGCCGCGCGCGGTCAGTTGCTCCCGCGTGACTCCTTCCACCTGGACCCGGAGGTCGACCCGGTCGAGGAGCGGGCCGGAGAGCCGGGCCTGATAGCGGCGGATCGCCGAGGGCGGACACTCGCACAGGGAGTCCCGGACGGAGAAGCGGCCGCACGGGCACGGGTTGGCCGCGAGAACCATCAGGAAACGCGCCGGGAAGCGCACGACGCCCGCACTGCGCGCGATCACCACATGCCCCGACTCGAGGGGCTGCCGCAGCGCGTCGAGCGCCCGGCTGCCGAACTCCGGGCTCTCGTCCAGGAACAGCACACCCCGATGGGACAGCGACACGGCTCCGGGCCGCGCGATGCCGGGACCGCCGCCGACCAGGGCCTGCATGGTCGCCGAGTGGTGCGGGGCGCAGTAGGGGGCGACGTCGATCAGCGGTTTGCCCGCGGGGAGCAGGCCTGCCACCGAGTGCACCGCCGTGACCTCGAGCGACTCCTGCCGGCCGAGCCGGGGCAGCACTGCGGGCAGCCGTTCCGCGAGCATCGTCTTCCCGGCACCGGGCGGTCCTTCGAGGAACAGGTGGTGACCACCTGCCGCGGCCACCTCCACCGCCGTGCGTGCCGAGGTCTGGCCCACGACATCGGCCAGGTCGTGGGCCTGGTCGTGGTGTGCGGCGCCCATGCCGTGCAGGCCGGTCGCGGCACCCGTGCCCGGCATGCGGAGACCGGCG
It includes:
- a CDS encoding YifB family Mg chelatase-like AAA ATPase yields the protein MAFARTCSVTLVGVEGVVVEVQADLEPGVAAFTLVGLPDKSLTESRDRVRAAVVNSGGEWPQKKLTVGLSPASVPKAGSGFDLAVACAVLGAAERIDPRVLADIVMIGELGLDGRVRPVRGILPAVLAAAEAGYEQVVVPESAAAEASLVPGVSVLGVRSLRQLIAVLADEPVPEEEPDDLGRPDPLLAGLRMPGTGAATGLHGMGAAHHDQAHDLADVVGQTSARTAVEVAAAGGHHLFLEGPPGAGKTMLAERLPAVLPRLGRQESLEVTAVHSVAGLLPAGKPLIDVAPYCAPHHSATMQALVGGGPGIARPGAVSLSHRGVLFLDESPEFGSRALDALRQPLESGHVVIARSAGVVRFPARFLMVLAANPCPCGRFSVRDSLCECPPSAIRRYQARLSGPLLDRVDLRVQVEGVTREQLTARGTRGESTATVAERVRAARERAATRLADSPWRANSEVPGRELRSRWHATAGAMDEAERSLERGVLTARGLDRVLRVAWTVADLVGHDRPDATDVALALQLRTGVPRGVPMAIGALT